Proteins encoded together in one Sulfuricurvum sp. window:
- a CDS encoding anthranilate synthase component I family protein, with amino-acid sequence MITSRHFSLDQFAPIAVYEKAKTLFPGEVSFLFESAGNSEGNYTIIVIGARERLTYADRKTSYIDAEGLTHQLDVSPFEFLKEYYRKLDQNAYRERARALKVGYIDGFIGFIGYDMVQVFEHVLEDYMSGLVDQTQTPDMDLILPKLTLVVSHKNATITLMSCLDTMISRFEEIETTLKAPYHYTPLKAIADDKGGEFIHTKEKFFSMVDESKEMIKSGDVFQILMTNRYIRHAKVDPFSFYRILRLKNPSPYMYLMEYEDFSIVGSSPEVMVRLSDGDILLRPIAGTRKRGINKKRDLELEEELLSDPKELAEHLMLIDLGRNDVGRVAKTGTVKVEEMMHVERYSHVMHIVSDVHAQIADDKDMFDLLAATFTAGTMTGAPKIRAMELIAQFEGVKRGFYSGTIGYFGFDGNMDSAITIRTALIKPDYVILQAGAGVVADSVHELEYLEVTNKLGALTSTLDDLVDPL; translated from the coding sequence GTGATTACATCGCGCCATTTTTCTCTCGATCAATTTGCCCCTATTGCCGTGTATGAAAAGGCTAAAACCCTTTTCCCCGGTGAAGTAAGTTTTTTATTTGAGAGTGCCGGAAACAGTGAAGGCAATTATACGATTATCGTAATCGGTGCACGTGAACGTCTCACCTATGCCGACAGAAAAACTTCCTACATCGATGCAGAAGGATTAACGCATCAGCTCGATGTTTCTCCGTTTGAATTTTTGAAAGAGTATTATCGCAAACTCGACCAGAATGCATATCGCGAACGTGCACGTGCCTTGAAAGTGGGGTATATCGACGGATTTATCGGATTTATCGGATACGATATGGTGCAAGTTTTCGAGCATGTTCTCGAAGATTATATGAGTGGGCTTGTCGATCAGACACAAACGCCGGATATGGATTTGATTCTTCCGAAACTTACCCTCGTCGTTTCGCATAAAAATGCGACGATCACTTTGATGAGCTGTCTCGATACAATGATAAGCCGTTTCGAAGAGATCGAAACGACACTCAAAGCCCCTTATCACTACACGCCTCTCAAAGCAATAGCCGACGATAAAGGGGGCGAATTTATCCATACCAAAGAGAAATTTTTCTCTATGGTGGATGAATCCAAAGAGATGATTAAAAGCGGGGATGTTTTCCAAATCCTGATGACAAACCGCTATATCCGTCATGCCAAGGTAGATCCATTTAGTTTTTACCGTATTTTGAGACTTAAAAACCCTTCTCCGTATATGTATTTAATGGAGTATGAGGATTTCAGTATCGTCGGCAGTTCTCCTGAAGTGATGGTTCGTTTGAGCGACGGCGATATCTTGCTCCGACCGATCGCAGGAACCCGTAAACGAGGAATCAATAAAAAACGGGATTTGGAACTCGAAGAGGAACTCCTCTCCGATCCGAAAGAGCTCGCAGAGCATTTGATGCTGATCGATTTGGGGCGTAACGATGTCGGGCGAGTCGCAAAGACCGGAACGGTTAAAGTCGAAGAGATGATGCACGTAGAGCGCTATTCGCACGTTATGCATATCGTCTCGGACGTACATGCCCAAATCGCCGACGATAAAGATATGTTTGATCTTCTCGCCGCGACTTTTACCGCCGGAACCATGACCGGTGCGCCTAAAATCCGTGCGATGGAGTTAATCGCCCAGTTTGAAGGGGTAAAACGAGGCTTTTACAGCGGTACGATCGGCTATTTCGGATTCGATGGCAATATGGACAGTGCGATCACGATCCGCACCGCCCTTATCAAGCCTGACTACGTGATTTTGCAAGCGGGTGCCGGTGTCGTTGCCGACTCCGTTCACGAACTCGAATACCTCGAAGTCACCAACAAACTCGGCGCACTTACAAGCACGCTGGATGATCTGGTCGATCCCCTATGA
- a CDS encoding TOBE domain-containing protein — MKIDGRFWLTKDGQSFLGSGRIELLERIDKIGSIHAAAKEMKMSYKAAWERINGMNALADQPLIERTTGGKGGGGTKLTPYARELIATFHRFNELHRQFIDRFSEAGNDPERLARILSRTFLTTSARNQLPSVLKEIHTNGLHSTLTLALSGSDVMRSTITAKSVLNMGLSVGCDTYAIIKSSDISIVSTEPSSDTDDNILSGTIETLETSGDNIEIGLRLSGGTLLIALDKQDSLQNLKVGMTAYAIISPLHIIIGL; from the coding sequence ATGAAGATCGACGGACGTTTTTGGCTCACCAAAGATGGGCAAAGTTTTTTAGGGAGCGGGCGGATAGAGCTGCTGGAGCGTATCGATAAGATCGGATCGATCCACGCCGCCGCCAAAGAGATGAAAATGAGCTACAAGGCGGCGTGGGAACGTATCAACGGCATGAATGCCCTCGCCGATCAGCCCCTCATCGAACGGACTACCGGAGGCAAAGGGGGCGGTGGGACGAAACTCACCCCCTATGCCCGTGAACTTATCGCAACATTCCACCGATTTAACGAGCTTCACCGACAGTTTATCGACCGATTTTCGGAAGCGGGCAACGATCCCGAACGTCTGGCACGAATCCTCAGCCGTACGTTCCTCACCACCAGCGCACGCAATCAGCTCCCGAGTGTTCTCAAAGAGATCCATACGAACGGCCTGCATTCCACCCTCACCCTCGCCCTCAGCGGTTCGGACGTCATGCGCTCAACCATCACCGCAAAATCGGTACTTAATATGGGGCTGAGCGTCGGATGCGACACCTACGCGATTATTAAATCGAGTGATATTAGTATCGTCTCTACAGAGCCCTCTTCCGACACCGATGATAATATCCTCTCCGGTACGATCGAAACCCTCGAAACTTCGGGAGACAATATCGAGATCGGATTGCGTCTCAGCGGAGGCACCCTCCTCATCGCCTTGGATAAACAGGACTCTCTCCAAAATCTCAAAGTCGGAATGACTGCTTACGCTATTATCTCTCCTCTTCACATTATTATCGGGCTCTAA
- a CDS encoding shikimate dehydrogenase, with protein sequence MKLFSIFGDPVHHSRSPLMHNSVFKRLGVSACYSRTHLSDGTQLRNVFESKKLSGANVTVPHKEAAYAQCDEVRGIAKTIKAVNTLVYEKGKLIGYNTDADGFMSAIQSFGPIKNALILGGGGTARALSIALRQGEITPTVLNRSSGRLDFFIQEGIKAYCWDGFTADDYDLIINTTSAGLSDNELPIPRPLLIELLSRSKGAVDVIYGKETPFLREIKISGLPYKDGSDMLLAQGVLASYLFLGGEFSLKTIEVPMQHSFSL encoded by the coding sequence ATGAAACTCTTTAGCATCTTCGGTGATCCGGTACACCATTCACGCTCACCGTTGATGCATAACAGCGTCTTTAAAAGACTGGGCGTCAGTGCTTGCTACTCACGAACCCATCTTAGTGACGGCACACAATTACGCAATGTTTTTGAATCCAAAAAACTCAGCGGCGCCAACGTTACCGTTCCCCATAAAGAAGCGGCCTATGCTCAGTGCGACGAAGTACGCGGAATCGCCAAAACGATCAAAGCCGTCAATACACTCGTCTATGAAAAAGGGAAGCTGATCGGCTATAACACCGATGCAGACGGTTTCATGAGTGCTATCCAGTCATTCGGACCTATCAAAAATGCATTGATTTTAGGCGGCGGCGGGACGGCGCGAGCCCTCTCCATCGCATTGCGCCAAGGTGAGATCACTCCGACCGTCCTCAACCGCTCCTCCGGTCGTTTGGACTTTTTTATCCAGGAAGGGATAAAAGCATACTGCTGGGACGGCTTTACCGCCGATGATTATGATCTTATCATCAACACTACTTCGGCAGGGCTGAGTGATAACGAATTACCGATCCCACGACCGCTGCTTATAGAACTCCTATCGCGTTCAAAAGGGGCTGTCGATGTCATCTACGGCAAAGAGACCCCCTTTTTACGTGAAATCAAAATCAGCGGCCTCCCCTACAAAGACGGTTCCGATATGCTTTTAGCGCAAGGTGTTTTGGCTTCCTACCTCTTTCTCGGCGGGGAATTTTCCCTCAAAACCATCGAAGTGCCTATGCAGCACAGTTTTAGCCTCTAA
- a CDS encoding SPOR domain-containing protein yields MEEKNELNDIILNKSGSGSNSKKLLLAIAALTLILIIVLVIMNSLKTQTEEQPPHAAVPPTPSAPTEIVDDPLFEPVEVIQEGGNETSAQDLGKIAQKIKQESFQNTPAEQPKAETPNTPAPQAKTPAPSTPAPVAAAPKAEVKPSPAPKAEPKPTVVKSAPKAAEPVINTPTIKNAKPVEPKKVTETKKTAVPETKPSAAVTPKPAEKPAAKATADTEGTYFIQVGSFSKEPNKALFDRLNASGLKYITVPSGSATKVMVGPFQGEKAARDVLGTVRKNIEAGAYITGK; encoded by the coding sequence ATGGAAGAAAAAAACGAACTCAACGATATTATCCTCAATAAAAGCGGATCAGGATCAAACAGTAAAAAGCTGTTGTTGGCAATTGCGGCATTAACTCTAATTCTCATCATTGTATTGGTGATTATGAATTCGCTCAAAACCCAAACCGAAGAGCAGCCTCCGCATGCAGCAGTTCCGCCGACACCGTCTGCACCGACTGAAATCGTTGATGATCCTCTCTTTGAGCCGGTAGAAGTAATCCAAGAAGGGGGCAATGAAACCTCTGCTCAAGACTTGGGGAAAATAGCACAAAAAATCAAACAGGAGTCATTTCAAAACACTCCGGCAGAACAACCGAAAGCTGAAACACCGAATACTCCGGCTCCTCAAGCTAAAACTCCGGCACCAAGTACCCCTGCTCCTGTAGCTGCAGCACCGAAAGCTGAAGTCAAGCCTTCCCCTGCCCCAAAAGCAGAACCGAAACCGACTGTTGTAAAAAGTGCACCTAAAGCTGCAGAACCGGTAATCAATACCCCAACGATTAAAAATGCCAAACCGGTTGAACCGAAAAAAGTGACAGAAACTAAAAAAACAGCCGTACCTGAAACAAAACCATCTGCCGCAGTTACTCCAAAACCGGCTGAAAAGCCGGCTGCGAAAGCAACTGCAGATACTGAGGGAACGTATTTCATCCAAGTGGGATCTTTCTCTAAAGAACCGAATAAAGCATTGTTCGATCGTCTCAATGCAAGCGGATTGAAATATATTACCGTACCGAGCGGTTCAGCAACCAAAGTTATGGTCGGACCTTTCCAAGGTGAAAAAGCAGCACGCGACGTACTCGGAACCGTTCGTAAGAACATCGAAGCCGGCGCATATATTACAGGGAAATAA